One Verrucomicrobiales bacterium genomic window carries:
- a CDS encoding DMT family transporter — translation MYLLLALLAAIVFAVGSIAYKRAYAEGAGVVHTLVVNNLILAVLFLPLFALESKPMDWAHWYLPALTALAYVTGHLLHVVSLRVGDVSLATPLLGAKVIFVAVLGWLIFGIELRAEQWVSAALATAGVVLMGLTDLNKSGRPGITTFLALGCSAAFACTDVMIQSWGDRFGTFNFLPFQFVLLGLLSGSALPFFGTQSLRISRVAWKWVLIGIAMSALQAILITATISLWHDAAGVNVVYATRGLWSIAFVWWIGHHVGNHERATTGTKRMGLRVAGGLLIISAVFMTTYAGQRPG, via the coding sequence ATGTATTTACTGCTGGCCCTGCTCGCGGCGATTGTTTTCGCGGTAGGGTCCATCGCGTACAAGCGAGCCTATGCGGAAGGAGCCGGGGTAGTTCACACGCTCGTGGTCAATAACCTCATCCTGGCCGTCCTCTTTCTCCCGCTTTTCGCACTGGAATCCAAACCCATGGATTGGGCTCACTGGTATCTGCCGGCTCTCACGGCGCTCGCCTATGTGACCGGCCACTTGTTGCATGTAGTCTCCTTGAGGGTTGGCGACGTCTCCCTGGCCACTCCCCTGCTGGGAGCCAAAGTGATTTTTGTGGCAGTGTTGGGTTGGCTCATCTTCGGCATCGAGTTGAGAGCCGAACAGTGGGTGTCCGCGGCCCTGGCCACGGCCGGCGTCGTGCTCATGGGGCTCACCGATCTCAATAAAAGCGGCCGACCGGGAATAACAACCTTCCTGGCGCTGGGCTGCTCAGCGGCCTTTGCCTGCACGGATGTGATGATTCAGAGCTGGGGAGACCGGTTCGGCACCTTCAACTTCCTCCCCTTCCAATTTGTACTTCTGGGATTGCTCTCTGGCTCAGCACTCCCGTTCTTTGGAACCCAAAGTCTGCGCATCTCGCGGGTTGCCTGGAAATGGGTGTTGATCGGCATCGCGATGTCCGCCCTCCAGGCCATCCTCATCACCGCCACCATCTCCCTGTGGCACGACGCCGCCGGCGTCAACGTGGTCTATGCCACGCGCGGACTCTGGAGCATCGCGTTCGTCTGGTGGATCGGCCACCACGTGGGGAATCATGAGCGGGCGACCACCGGAACCAAAAGGATGGGACTAAGGGTCGCCGGAGGTCTGCTCATCATCAGCGCGGTCTTCATGACGACCTACGCGGGGCAACGGCCAGGATGA